The following coding sequences lie in one Sedimentibacter sp. MB35-C1 genomic window:
- a CDS encoding YitT family protein, whose translation MEKNINLKAVLIKIVLITFGALIYSMGISVFLDPNNLAPGGTTGIAIIISSLTSLKTGTLVLLINLPILIFGWWKFGTKFILSTIYVTFISSFFINMLNAYIIVRYGVLTDDLLLSGVAGGSLMAMGMAIVFRQGATTGGTDIIIRALRQKYKHIKSGTIFIVTDAIIVSAAAVIFKNIEIALYAAITIVVSNFVLDSVLYGGDSAKLLYIISDNQEKIAKRILDEIDIGITYLKAEGAYMQNYKKVIMCVCRKYNYTKVREIIKEEDINAFFIVSSANEVFGDGYKSHLMEEI comes from the coding sequence ATGGAAAAAAATATTAATCTAAAAGCAGTGTTAATTAAAATTGTATTAATTACTTTTGGAGCGCTTATATATTCTATGGGGATTTCAGTATTTTTAGACCCAAACAATCTCGCTCCAGGGGGAACTACCGGAATTGCAATAATAATAAGCAGCTTAACAAGCTTAAAAACAGGTACTTTGGTTCTTCTGATAAATCTTCCAATTCTAATATTTGGATGGTGGAAATTCGGAACTAAATTTATATTATCAACTATATATGTTACATTTATTTCATCATTTTTTATTAATATGCTTAATGCATATATAATAGTTAGATATGGCGTTTTAACAGATGATTTGTTGCTGTCCGGTGTTGCAGGCGGATCTCTTATGGCTATGGGAATGGCCATAGTATTCAGGCAAGGAGCAACCACGGGAGGTACTGATATAATTATCAGAGCTTTAAGGCAAAAATACAAGCATATAAAAAGCGGTACTATTTTTATTGTTACAGATGCAATTATAGTTTCTGCAGCAGCTGTTATATTTAAAAATATTGAAATTGCCTTATATGCTGCCATTACTATTGTTGTCAGTAATTTTGTTTTGGACTCTGTCCTATACGGAGGAGACAGTGCGAAACTATTATATATAATCAGTGATAACCAAGAAAAAATAGCTAAAAGAATTCTTGATGAAATAGATATAGGAATCACTTACCTAAAAGCTGAGGGGGCATACATGCAAAATTATAAAAAAGTTATTATGTGTGTATGCAGAAAGTATAATTATACAAAAGTAAGAGAAATTATAAAAGAAGAGGATATAAACGCATTCTTCATAGTATCGAGTGCAAACGAAGTATTTGGAGACGGCTATAAAAGCCATCTAATGGAAGAAATATAA
- a CDS encoding peptide deformylase, which produces MKKEILLLGNPKLYEVSTPVEKSELPNLSLIIQDLHDTLIAFRNQYNAGRAIAAPQIGVQKRILYMYIEEPTVFINPVLEPIGEEQMEVMDDCMSFPNLLVKVKRHQKCLIKYRDMEWNERKIVLEGDLSELLQHEYDHLDGILATMRAIDNRSFFIKQ; this is translated from the coding sequence ATGAAGAAAGAAATCTTACTGTTAGGAAATCCTAAATTATATGAGGTCAGCACACCTGTTGAAAAATCAGAGTTGCCTAATCTTTCACTCATCATTCAGGATTTACATGATACATTGATTGCGTTTCGAAATCAATATAATGCCGGTAGAGCGATTGCGGCACCTCAAATAGGGGTTCAAAAAAGAATACTGTACATGTACATCGAAGAACCGACAGTTTTCATCAACCCGGTTCTTGAACCAATAGGTGAAGAACAGATGGAAGTCATGGATGATTGCATGTCATTTCCAAATCTGCTGGTAAAGGTTAAACGACATCAAAAATGTCTTATCAAATATCGTGATATGGAATGGAATGAGCGTAAAATTGTTTTAGAAGGAGATTTATCTGAACTCCTGCAACATGAATATGATCACCTAGATGGAATACTTGCTACTATGAGAGCCATTGACAACAGATCCTTCTTTATTAAGCAATAA